In the Deinococcus yavapaiensis KR-236 genome, TGGTACTTCCCGGAGCGGTCGCGGTACGTCACCTCGGGGCGCTCTCCCTCGAAGAACAACAATTGGACGATGCCTTCGTTGGCGTAGACCTTGGCGGGCAAGGGCGTCGTGTTGCTGATCTCCAAGGTCACGTGCCCTTCCCAGCCGGGCTCCAACGGCGTGACGTTGGCGACCAAGCCGCAACGCGCGTACGAACTCTTCCCCAAGGCCACGACCATGACGGTGTCGGGAATTCGCAGATATTCGATGCTGCGCGTGAGAACGAAGGAGTTCGGGGGAATGATGCACTCGGCACCTTCGTACTCAACGAGAGAGCGGACGTCGAAGTGCTTGGGATCGACGACGGTGTTGAAGGCGTTGACGAAGATGCGCCATTCGGGAGCGGCGCGCAAGTCGTAGCCGAAGCTGGACAGGCCGTAGGAAATGACGCCGCCGTTCTCGGCGGTGCGGACGAGGCGGTCGGAGAAGGGTTCGATCATGCCTTCGCGGGCGCGCTCGCGAATCCACCAGTCGGGCCGGATGCTCATGCAGGGCATTGTAGCTTCGCGCAAGGCGGCGCGAACATCCGTGCGTTGGTGCGCCATCGCTACGATGCGTGAGGCGGCGAGGCGAGGTATAGTGAGCTCGCGAGGATCGGGAGGAGTACCCGTGAGCGCGCCCTCAGAGAGGCTTCGGAAGCTGCGAAGGAGCTGGGAAGGCGAGCGGGGAAGGTCGCCCGGGAGCGCGCGGAGGAACGGCCGGACAGCTTGTCGCATCGGCTCAGTAGAACCGCCGGGTGCGCCCGTCACAGCGTCAACGAAGGGCCCTGACGAAGCAGGGAAGCGCGGTGGTACCGCGGGACGATCATCGAAGTTTTCGAAACGATGCGCGTCTCGTCCGCAGAAGACAAGCGGACGAGACGCGCTTTTTCGTTTTCGGATATTGGGAGGCAGCATGAACGAGTCGACGTTGAACGAGTTACCGAAGTCATTCGATCCGGCGGGGATCGAGCCGAAGTGGGTCAAGACGTGGGCCACCGAGCCTTTTCGAGCGGACGCCACGTCGGCCAAGCCCGCC is a window encoding:
- the dcd gene encoding dCTP deaminase → MSIRPDWWIRERAREGMIEPFSDRLVRTAENGGVISYGLSSFGYDLRAAPEWRIFVNAFNTVVDPKHFDVRSLVEYEGAECIIPPNSFVLTRSIEYLRIPDTVMVVALGKSSYARCGLVANVTPLEPGWEGHVTLEISNTTPLPAKVYANEGIVQLLFFEGERPEVTYRDRSGKYQGQTGVTLPKL